The following nucleotide sequence is from Streptomyces pactum.
CGCGGCCGCCGCGGTGTAGCGGGGGGCCGCCTGGACGCCGGAAGGGGTGGTGGTCACGGGGAGCGCTCCTGTCGGATCGGAAACCTGTCGGACGGACGTCAGATCTGTTCGAGGTGACTCCATCGTCCCCGCTCCGCACGGGCCGCGGATCAGCCCGTGTGCCCGTTCCGGGAGCGACCAGGGACGGATACCGGTGGCCGGATCCTCATCCTTGGGTAGGAGGAGCCGCCCGGACGCACGGGCGGAGCCGGTGGTTCCGGCTGTCGGGGCGGGCGGGACGCCAGGGGACCGAGGGGCCGCCGGGGCGTGGGGAGGGGCCGCGCAGCCGTGCGGCGCCGGGGCGCCCTGCCGGGCCCGCGCCCTGGCCCGCGCCCGGCCCGGGGTGTCCGCGGGCACGGACGGAACGGTTCCGCCGCGTGCGGGTGCCTCGGCGGCGCCGGAGGCCGCCGGGCCGGGCATCGAAATTCCGTCATTCACTGTCACTATCGGACCGCATCCGGTGACCAGCTTCATACGGCCCCTGGCATGTGCCAGGGGCCGCGCCCGGTTACTGATGCTCCCTCAGTTGCCAATAAAATAAGACAACCTCGGTTTCTCGTTCCGCTGTTCGGGGTGGGCTCCCCGGATAGGCTCGTCTCTGCTCTCCTTGGTGCGGGTCGTGCGCGCGTGACCTGAGAGCCAAGCCCGGATGGTGGAATGCAGACACGGCGAGCTTAAACCTCGCTGGCCTTCGGGCCGTGCCGGTTCGAGTCCGGCTCCGGGCACGCGCGGCCACCGGGCCGCACGCTGTGTACGGGACCGGTCGCCGACCGTCCCCGCGGCCCCGCCCGGGACCCCCTCCTCCGGCTCCGGATCCTCAGGGCGCCGGCCTTCCTCCCGGTCCCCTTCTTCCGTCGAGTCGTCCGCCGGGTTCCGTGCTCCTGCCGGGTCGTCCTCCGGGCTCCGTTCGCCCGCCGGGTCGTCCTCCCGTGCCGTTCTCCTGGTGGGTCCCCCTTCCCGGGCCTGTCCTCCTGTCGGGTCTGGCCTCTGGCCGGGCCTGTCTCCTCGCGCGGACCGGTCCTGCCGTGCGCCGTCCCGGGGCCGCCCCTGTCCGGGGGCGGGGCGAGGGTCGCAAGGGCCACCGGACGCGGGCGCCGGTCACCGGATCGGGCGGCGCCCGCGGGGGTGGCGGTGGGGGTGCGGAGCGGCGTGCCGCCGGCCGGGCGCGGCGCGTCCGGCACCCTCGCCGTGCCGCCCCAGGGCGCCCGCGGACCCCGCCCCGGGGCCGGGAAGGGCAGGAATATCCCCGCGTCCCGGGGCAAAGATCCTCCTAAGATCCTGCCTGAGTACTAGGGTGCTTCCTTTGCTTACCCATTACTCTTGAGTCAAGGTCGCGCAGGGCGGCCATGGAGGAGTGAGATGAGGAGCAGCAACCCGGTCTTCTCGCGCCGTGGGTACGGTCGCGAAGGGGGCAATGCGGGCTTCGGCGCTGCGCCGCAGGCCGGGGGCCCCGCCGCGGTCCAGGGCAACCCCTACGCGCAGCCGCAGGCGGGCAATCCGTACGCCCAGCCGCAGACGCCCACCAACCCGTACGCGCTCGGTGACCAGCACAACCTGAGCCCCGACCAGCTGCAGCAGATGTACGGCGCACCGCCGGCCGGTCCGCTGCAGACCGGTCGCATGACGATGGACGACGTCGTCATGCGCACCGGGATGACGCTCGGCACGGTGATCGTCGCCGCCGCGGTCGCGTGGGCGGCCCAGCTGCCGATCGGCGTGGGCATCGGCGCCGCGCTGGTGGCGATGGTGCTCGGCCTGGTCCAGTCGTTCAAGAGCAAGGCCGTCCCGGCGCTCATCATCGGGTACGCCGCGTTCGAGGGCCTCTTCCTCGGCGTCATCAGCCAGTACTTCAACGAGCGCTGGTCGGGCATCCCGATGCAGGCCGTGCTGGGCACCATGGCGGTCTTCGTCGGTGTGCTGGTGGCGTACAAGACCCGGCTGGTCCGGGTGGACGCCCGCTTCATGCGCTTTGTGCTCGCCGCCTCCATCGGCTTCGTGCTGCTGATGGCGGTGAACCTGCTGTTCGCGGCCATCGGCGGCGGTGACGGCCTCGGCTTCCGCAGCGGCGGCCTGGGCGTGGTCTTCGGCATCATCGGTGTCCTGCTCGGTGCGGCCTTCCTCGCCATGGACTTCAAGCAGGTCGAGGACGGCATCCGGTACGGCGCCCCGCGCGAGGAGTCGTGGATGGCCGCCTTCGGCCTCACGCTCTCGCTGGTGTGGATCTACCTGGAGCTGCTGCGACTGATCGCGATCCTCAGGGAGCTGTGACCGGTCCGGCGTGAGCCGGCGAAACACACATGAGGGCCCGCGGCGGACACGCCGCGGGCCCTCTCGTCGTACGGTCCCCCGGCCGCCGCCCCCCGCCTGCTGTCGGCCACGTGCCCGGCGGGGGGCCGGCGGCCCGAGGACACCGCTTAGGCTCCTCCCGTGACCGATGTGACCCCGTTGCTGACCGCCGTGGACCGCTTCGCCGACCGGTTGCGCGCCCTGCCCCAGTCCACGCTGACCCGTGGCGCGGCGGCGGAAGGGCTCGCGCTCGCCCGCGAGTTGGCCCGCCGCGCCCAGCACATCGAGGAACCCGGCGGTGAACCCCGCACCATGCCCGACATCGGTGTGTTCGGGGTCGGCGATCAGGTGGCCGTGGCCGGGCACGACCTGGCCGAGGCCCTGCGGCGCGTGCCGGGGGCCGAGGCGGAGGTGGCGGACGCGGTCGCCCTGGTGTCGGCGGCGGCCCGGAGTGCCGAACCGCCCCTCCGCTGAGACGTCGCGGCCGGGCGGCCCATGACCCCGGGGCGGCCGCCGGTGACGCCGGGCCGGGGCACCTTCGCGGGGGCGGTGCCCGTCGCGCCGGGGCGGTCCGTGTCGCCGGGGCGCCGCCGGCCGCGGACTACAGCGAGGCGATGACCCGGTCGGCCAGCACGTAGACGCTCTCCTCGCCACAGCCGAAGGTCAGCGCGTAGGCACCGGAGACACCGGAACTGCCCAGCAGGACGGGCGCCCGGCCCTCGTGCAGGGCGGCGGCGAGCCGGTCCGCGGTCTCCGGGTGGCCGGGCGTCATGCAGATCGTGGTGCCGTCGGCGAAGACGTACACGTCGAGGGTGCCGAGCGGGCCGGGCCGGACATCGGCCAGCGGCACCCCGGCCTCGGACAGTTCGGCGAGCCGGCGGGTGGTCCGCTCGTGATCGCTGACCACGGGCGACGGGGAGAAGTCGGGGTGCGAGGGGTGGCGCCGCCGGGCCGCGGCCAGCTCCGGGGACTCGGCCGGTTCGCCGGACTCCGCCTCGTGGCCGCCCGGCGTCTCACCGGTGACACCGCCGAACCGTGCGGCGCCGGGCGCCTCGGCGGCAGGGTCGTGCAACTCCGCTCCGGGGTCCGGGGCGAACGGGTCCCGGCCGGCCGCGTCGGGACCGGACAACGGCCCCTCGGCGTCGAACAGGGACGGCTCCAGACCGGCGAAGTCGGCCTGCCGGGGCACGTAGAGCTGGAAGTCGGCACGGTCGTCCAGCAGGGCGTCGAGCGGGTTCTCGCCCAGACCGGAGAGACCGCCGAGCAGCGAGTGGGCGTCCCCGCCCGCGGTGGCGCCGGTCACGTCGCGCGTCTCCTGCGCGGCCCAGAACGCGCGGGCCTCGGCCAGCTCCCGCTCCCGCTCTTCGGCGAGCGCGTCGGCCACCGCCGCCCGTATCTCGGCGGCGGGGGTGGTGCGCGCGGCCGGTACCGCCGCCTGCTCCTGCCGCAGGTCGGCGATGGCGGCCAGCTCGGTACGGAGGCCGGAGATCTGCCGGCGGAGGCCGCGAGCGGTGTGCAGGGCGGCGACGCCCATGGCCGTGGCGGTAGCCGCGGCCAGCAGGAGGGCAAGGGTCATGACGCTCACTGACGTACTCCCGGTTGCGGTTGATCCCCCGAATTCCTACCCCAGCTTGACCTGACCCGCAGAGTCTTGTCAGTGCATAACGTCACCAAAGGGGCGGGCATTTCGTCCCTGAGCGCCTGGGACGCCCCCGCTGACCTGCACAGACACCGAACCCCCAGGACGTAGGTCACATCCTGGGGGAGATTCGGTCACAACTGGGTGCTTTGCCGGAACCGGCGGCCCAGCGGCCCGGCGGCCCGGCCTCGGCCACCGGCCCACCGGGAGGCCCGCCCACCCGCCGGGCCCCACCCTCCACTTCGGCTCAG
It contains:
- a CDS encoding Bax inhibitor-1/YccA family protein, producing MRSSNPVFSRRGYGREGGNAGFGAAPQAGGPAAVQGNPYAQPQAGNPYAQPQTPTNPYALGDQHNLSPDQLQQMYGAPPAGPLQTGRMTMDDVVMRTGMTLGTVIVAAAVAWAAQLPIGVGIGAALVAMVLGLVQSFKSKAVPALIIGYAAFEGLFLGVISQYFNERWSGIPMQAVLGTMAVFVGVLVAYKTRLVRVDARFMRFVLAASIGFVLLMAVNLLFAAIGGGDGLGFRSGGLGVVFGIIGVLLGAAFLAMDFKQVEDGIRYGAPREESWMAAFGLTLSLVWIYLELLRLIAILREL